Within Candidatus Hydrogenedentota bacterium, the genomic segment GGGCTCAAGAACCGCTGATACAGCCGGATCAATCCGATCAACAACCTACTCACGCACGAGCCCACCTTTACGGAGGATTCGGTCCAGCACGTCCACGCTTTGCGCGTACTCTAATGCAGCCGCCGACGGGCGCGCCACGACCACCAGATCCATCGCGGCGGCAAATTCAGGCGCGTGAGTGCGGAAATACTCGCGGATACGACGCTTGATCTTGTTACGCACCACGGCGCGGCCCACTCGGCGCGACACTGCGACGCCTAGCCTGCACTGCTGCCCTTCACGCCGGACCGCATAGCACACGAACGCGTACCCCACCATTTTCCGGCCGTCGCGAAAGACGCGGTCGAAGTCTTTTTTCCCAGTGAGGCGTGCTTGACGCGGGAACGTTTTCCGGTCCGGCACAACAGGCTCATCTACCTCCAGGTTCTGCGGCCGGGCAGACAGGCCCGGCTGCGGGACACTACACACTCAGACGCTTGCGGCCCTTCTGCCGGCGGCGGCTGATAACCCCCCGCCCGCCCGGCGTGGCCATACGCGCCCGGAAACCATGGGTCCGTTTCCGGCGCCGGTTCGACACTTG encodes:
- the rnpA gene encoding ribonuclease P protein component; the encoded protein is MPDRKTFPRQARLTGKKDFDRVFRDGRKMVGYAFVCYAVRREGQQCRLGVAVSRRVGRAVVRNKIKRRIREYFRTHAPEFAAAMDLVVVARPSAAALEYAQSVDVLDRILRKGGLVRE
- the rpmH gene encoding 50S ribosomal protein L34, whose translation is MKRTLQVSNRRRKRTHGFRARMATPGGRGVISRRRQKGRKRLSV